DNA from Flavobacterium aestivum:
TCCTGTTGATAATGCATTATGGCATTCATAGTGACAAATAGAGTGTCTTGACGTTGCTTTATAGCATCAATAAACCATTTGGCTGAATCCAGTTTTTGTTTGATAAACTGAACAGCATCTTTTTGTGAACTAGATTTGTCTTTAGAATCCTTATAGGTTTGCATCATTTCCTGATAATCTTTAGAAACGTGTAATGCCGGTGCATTTCTGCCATTTAGGGTTAGTTCTAATTCACCATCTATAATGCGAATGGTAAAGTCGGGAACTACATTCTCTGTGACTTTATTGTTTCCGGCAAATGATCCGCCTGGTTTAGGATTAAGCCTTTCTATTTCATGAACGGCATTTCGGAGTTGTTCATTAGAAATATTGAATTTTTGTATGAGTTTTTCATAATGCTTTCTAGCAAATGCATCAAACTGTTGTTCGATGATGGCTGTGGCAAGATCAACTGATTCTGTCGGTGTTTTATGCTTTAACTGCAGTAATAAACATTCTTGTAAATCACGTGCACCCACACCTGTTGGTTCTAATTCATGAATGATTTGAAGAATGTTTTCTACTTCTTTTTCATTGGTATATAAACCTTGGGTAAATGCCATGTCATCGACAATGTCTGGAATACTTCTGCGAATGTATCCCATATCATCTATACTACCCACTAGAAATTCAGCGATATCACGCTCTTCGTCACTTAGAATAAAAGTGTTCAATTGATTGATTAAATCCTGATGAAAGCTAACGGGAGCTGCAAAAGGAATTTCTCTTTCGTCATCGTCATCACCGTAATTATTGACTTGGGTTTTATAATCCGGTGTGTCGTCATGACTTAAATATTCGTCTATGTTAATGTCTTCAGCGTCTATTCTGTCAGCTTCGGAATCATCATAATCGTCATATTGTTCATTGTCAAACTCGTCTTTTTCATGATGATCCTCTTCTTCTTTTCCAGATTCCAAAGCAGGATTCTCATTCATTTCTTCCAATAAACGTTGTTCAAATGCTTGCGTAGGTAGCTGAATTAACTTCATCAACTGGATTTGTTGAGGAGATAATTTTTGTGATATTTTTAAATTTAAAAACTGCTTTAGCATTTTTTGTTGTTTTAGTTTCAGGTTTCAAGTTTCAAGTTTGCTGAACGTCCAACAACCTGAAACTTGAAACCTGAAACAATTTTTTTCTTAGAATTCTGCATTCATTGGTGTTCTTGGGAAAGGAATTACGTCACGTATGTTAGTCATTCCTGTTACAAAAAGAACTAGTCTTTCAAATCCAAGCCCAAAACCAGAGTGAACCGCAGAACCAAATCTTCTAGTGTCTAAATACCACCATAATTCTTCTTCGTCTATTCCTAAGGCTTTCATTTTTTCGACCAATACATCAAAACGCTCTTCTCTTTGAGAACCTCCTACGATTTCTCCAATTCCTGGGAAAAGGATATCCATCGCACGAACTGTTTTTCCGTCTTCGTTCAAACGCATATAGAAAGCTTTGATATTTGCTGGGTAATCAAATAAGATTACTGGGCATTTAAAGTGTTTTTCTACCAAATAACGTTCGTGTTCTGATTGTAAATCAGCTCCCCATTCGTTAATGATATAGTTGAATTTTTTCTTTTTGTTTGGAGTAGAATCTCTTAAGATATCAATTGCTTCGGTGTATGAAACACGTTTGAAGTTGTTATCCATAACAAATCCTAATTTTTCTAACAAAGGCATTTCGCTTCTTTCAGCCTGTGGCTTTGATTTTTCTTCTTCAATCAAACGACTTTCCAAGAATTTTAAATCTTCGCTACAGTTATCAACGGCATATTTTACTACATATTTAATGAAATCTTCGGCAAGATCCATATTGTCATTCAAGTCATTGAAAGCCACTTCTGGTTCAATCATCCAAAATTCAGCCAAATGGCGAGAAGTGTTTGAGTTTTCGGCTCTAAAAGTTGGTCCAAAAGTATAAATCTGACCCAAAGCCATTGCAAAAGTTTCTCCTTCTAATTGTCCGGAAACAGTAAGATTAGTTTCCTTCCCAAAGAAATCCTCTTTGTAATTTACTTTTCCGTCTTCGGTTCTTGGTGTATTGTCAAATGGTAAAGCGGTAACTTTAAACATTTCACCAGCACCTTCTGCATCAGATCCAGTGATGATTGGTGTATTTACATAAACAAATCCTTTTTGTTGGAAATAACTATGAACTGCATATGATAAAACCGAACGTACACGCATAATTGCTCCAAAAGCATTGGTACGTACACGCAAATGCGCATTTTCACGCAAGAATTCCAAAGAATGTTTCTTTGGTTGCATTGGGAATTTCTCAGCATCTGAATCACCCAAGATTTCCAGTTTATTTACCTGAATCTCATATTTTTGTCCTGCTCCTTTGCTCTCTACCAAACTTCCGGTTACCGAAATTGCGGCACCAGTTGTAATTCTCTTTAAAGTTTCATCTGGAGTATTCTCAAAATCGACAACACATTGTATATTATTAATGGTAGAACCATCATTTAAAGCAATAAACTGATTATTTCTAAAAGTTCTAACCCAACCTTTTGCATTAATTTCCTGTAACGTTGTTGTACTGTTTAGTAAGTCTTTAACTTTTGTGTGTCTCATTTTGATATTTGATTTTAGAGTTCTGATTTTAGATTAAAACAAAAATCTGTGTTTTTAATCTAAATGCAAATATAAATGATTTGTTTGTAATTGTCATTGTGCATAATGGAGTAATCAGGAGCATTTTCCTGCTATCCGTTATATCTTTTATTTTTTAAAGAAAAAAGTAAAAGGATACTGTTTCAAAAGTAGTTAACTGAATTCCTATTGAAAAATAGAAATGAATTCAGTTAACTACAAGTTTTGAAATTCTTAACCATTGGTTTATAACTTTAGAGAGCAGTGTCTAATTTTTTTCAAAATCATCAATCTCTTCGTCAGTGTATTCGAGGATTTCAAGTTTAGGTTCGATAAATTCCTGCTCGTTTGCAATAGTTTTATTCAGGGTTAAAACCAATGCAGGCAATAACATTAAATTAGATAACATTCCGAATAGCAAAGTCAAAGAAATTAAACCTCCTAGAGCAATCGTTCCTCCAAAACTTGAAAGCATAAATACCGAAAATCCGAAGAACAAAACGATAGAAGTATAAAACATGCTAAGCCCCGATTCGCTGAAGGTGGCATAAACGGATTTCTTTATTTTCCAATCGTTTTTCCTTAGTTCCTCTCGATATTGAGCCAAGAATCGAACAGTATCATCGACGGAGAGACCAAAGGCAATACCGAAAACCAAAATTGTAGAAGGTTTTAGCGGAATGTCTAAAAAGCCCATAAGCCCTGCAGTTAATAATAGTGGCAATAGATTTGGAATTAATGAAACCAATACCATTTTGAATGAACGAAACATAAACGCAATCAAAAGTGCTGTTAGGAAAAAAGCAAATACTAAAGAAGAAAGTAGATTGTCTAGAAGATATCCGGTTCCTTTTTGAAACACTAATGCTTTTCCAGTAATAATTACGTTGTATCTATCTGGAGGAAAGAGCATGTCTGCTTTTTTACGAATTTCAGATTCTATTATAGGGATTCTGCTGCCACTTTCGTCACGCATAAATGTGGTAATTCGAGCTACTTGTCCTGTAGGATCGACATAGCTTTTCATTAAGTTTTCTTTAGAATCTTTGGTGGCATTCTTGGCATAAGACAATATAAATGCCTGCTCCTGAGAAGTAGGTAAGTCGTAATAATCAGGGTTTCCGTTGTAATAAGCCTGTTTAGAATATTTCACCAGATTGACAATAGAAATTGGTTTTGAAAGTTCTGGGATTTCTTCTATCGTTTTTTGAAGCTCGTCCATTTTTTTCAAAGTAGATAATTTCATTATCCCTTTTTTGCGTTTGGTGTCAATCATTATTTCCAAAGGCATTACACCATCAAATTCCTTTTCGAAAAATATGATATCCTTGAAAAAATCTTCTTTTTTGGGCATGTCCTCAATCAGACTTCCGGAAATACGCATTTGGTAAATCCCAACTATACTGATGATTAAAAGACTTACTGCTACTACATAAATAGAGAAACGGTTGTGTTTTACGTTTCTTAGAATCCAATCCATGAAACGCTTGATGGAGTTCCTGTCCAAATGTTCTAAATGCCTGTCTATAGGTGCCGGTACATAACTGTGCAAAATAGGAATGGCAATAATACATAGAATGAATAGTAACAAAATATTAATCGAAGTTACGTTTCCGAACTCGATAAGTAGTTTGTTGTTTGAGGTAATGAAAGTAAAAAATCCAATAGCCGTAGTAACATTAGTCATCAACATGGCTGTTCCTACCTTGGTAGTAACGCGTTGTAAGGCTTTGGCTTTGTTACCGTGAGTTTTGTATTCCTGATGGTATTTGTTGGTGAGGAAAATACAGTTAGGAATTCCGATAACGATCATTAAGGTTGGTACCATCGCGGTCAATACCGTGATTTCATAATTTAATAATCCTAAAATTCCAAAAGACCACATTACACTGATGATTACAATGAATAATGAAATCATTGTGGCTCTAAAACTTCTAAAAAAGTAAAAGAACAACAAGGAAGTAAGAAATAAAGCGGCTCCAATAAAAAGTCCAATTTCCTTTAGGATTGTTTGTGCATTGAGTGTTCGTATATAAGGCATTCCTGAAACACGAAGTTTGATGTCGGTTTCTTTTTCAAAAACTTTTATCGCAGGAATTAATTGATTGAGTACAAAATATTTTCTTTCCGGAGTGTTTACGATTTTCTTGTCTATGTAAATTGCCGAACGAATACTTCCAGATCTTTTATTAAAAAGTAATCCTTCGTAAAAAGGAAGTTTGTTAAAAAGCTCGTATTTTATTTTTTGGAGGTAGGTTTTGTCAATTGTTTTGCTTTGGTCGATAAAAGGAACTAGCTCAAACTTTTCAAGAGTTTCATTTTTTTGTAGTTTTTTCAAGTCATTCAATGAAATAACTAAATCAACATCTTTGTTCGATTTGATGGTATTCATCAATTTCGTCCAAGAGGCATAAACTTTTGGGGTAAATATTGCATCGTTTTTTACACCAATGACAATCAGGTTACCTTCTTCTCCAAATTTATTCAAAAAGGCATTGTATTCTATATTGACAATGTTATCGGCAGGTAATAAATTGGCTTCGGTATGGGTAAAATGGATGTTTTTCCATTGCATTGCAAGAAGTGCTGTAACTAACGCAATTAATGATAACATTAATATTTTATTCCTAAGAACAACTCTAGCGATTAATTCCCAGAATCCTAGACTAAACCATTTTTTCATATTCAAATTTTTAACGCGGCAAATTTAAGTAAACCCATACAGTTATTTCGCTTTTTAGGTATTTGATTTATGTTTTTTTGAGCATATAGTATTGATGGTATTAAAATATGATTACTATTTAAATTAGTTTTATTATTAATAGATTTGTTTTTCTCATCTTTGTTTTTTTAAAATTAAATGTCGCACTCATATCAAGTATGAAAAATTACAGGAATACAATTTTTTATTTCGTTATCACTGGCGGTTTTTCCGCATTAATCTACTGGATTATTCTACAAGGAAAACATTTAGAAATGTCCAAAACAATGAATACTCCTATAGCAACAAATGATTCTTGGGGAGATTTTCTAGTATCGATGTTGCATAATATAAAAGATCCATTAGCTATTTTACTGGCACAGATTATAATGATTATATTGGTGGCTCGTTTTTTTGGATGGGTTTTCAAAAAAATTGGGCAGCCCTCAGTAATTGGAGAAATTATTGCAGGTATTGCATTGGGTCCCTCATTATTAGGGATGTATTGTCCAGAATTTTTTCATGCTCTTTTCCCCGCAAACTCTTTAGAAAATTTAAAGTTTTTGAGCCAGATAGGATTGATTCTATTTATGTTCGTAATAGGAATGGAATTGGATATCAAGGTTTTGAAAAACAGAGCCAAAGAGGCTGTTGTTATTAGTCATGCCAGTATTGTGATACCATTTGCATTAGGGATTGGGTTGGCTTATTTTGTCTACAACCGTTTTGCTCCGGAAGGAGTTAAGTTTCTTTCTTTTAGCTTATTTATGGGAATCGCCATGAGTATTACAGCGTTTCCGGTATTGGCAAGAATTGTGCAGGAGCGAGGCATGCATAAAACCAAATTGGGGGCTATTGTGATTACTTGTGCAGCGGCCGATGACATTACGGCTTGGTGTTTGCTTGCTGTGGTAATTGCTATTGTCAAGGCAGGAACTTTTGTAAGTTCATTGTATATTATTTCATTAGCACTGTTATATGTTTTACTAATGATTTTTTTGGTAAAACCTTTCTTGAAAAGGATAGGGGATTTATACGGAACCAAGGACAGTTTGAGTAAACCTGTTGTTGCTATATTTTTTCTCACATTGATTGTCTCATCTTATGCTACTGAGTTAGTGGGGATTCATGCGCTATTCGGTGCTTTTATGATGGGAAGTATCATGCCGGATGTTCCCAAGTTTAGAACAGTTTTTATAGAAAAAGTCGAAGATGTTTCGGTTATACTTTTACTTCCATTATTTTTTGTATTCACAGGATTACGAACCGAAATAGGATTGCTCAACGATCCTTATTTGTGGAAAGTTACAGGCTTTATTATTCTTGTAGCTGTAGTTGGTAAATTTTTCGGGAGTGCGCTGGCTGCAAAATTCGTTGGACAAAATTGGAGAAACAGTTTAATCATTGGTGCCTTGATGAATACCAGAGGTTTGATGGAGCTGATTGTTCTTAATATCGGTTTGGAGCTTAAAGTGCTTACAACTGAGGTTTTTACGATGATGGTGATTATGGCACTGGTTACTACTTTTATGACTGGACCTGCCTTAGACTTGATTAATTATATTTTCAAAACAAATGATAGAACGGATCATGAGGATGAAATAAAATACAGTAAATATCGAATCTTAATATCATTTGGAAACAACGAAAAAGGAAAATCTCTTTTGCGATTGGCTAATAGTTTAGTAAAAAAGCAAAAAGAGAAAGCCAGTATTACTGCTTTGCACTTGTCCCTAAGTGATGAAATGCACCCTTTTAATATAGAGGATAAAGAGAAAAGTAGTTTTAATCCGATTGTAAAAGAGTCAATTCTTTTGAAACAAGAGATTACAACCATTTTTAAAGCTACGATTGATATTGAAAACGAAATAACTGATATCGCCAATCAAGGAGATTATGATTTATTGTTGGTAGGTCTTGGAAAATCTATTTTTGAAGGAACGATTTTAGGGAAAGTAATCGGGTTTACCACAAGAATAATCAATCCGGAACGATTGATTGACAAGTTTACTGGTAAAGAAGGATTGTTCGCTAATTCTCCATTTGATGAAAGAACAAGACAAATTGTTTTGAAAGCTAAAATGCCGTTGGGTATTTTGATTGACAAAGATCTAAAAGTAGTGGATCAAGTGTTTGTTCCTATTTTTTGTCCAGAAGATTCCTTTTTGATTGATTATGCTCAAAAATTAATTTTCAATAATGATTCTAAGGTTACCTTCTTGGATATTAATGGACTAATTAATTCTAACTTTGTAATTGGAAGTGCCATCAGTTCATTAAAACAAAAATTTCCAAATAATATTATTCTGGATAATGAATCGATTCTTAAAATAGATTTCCTAGAGAAACAGGACTTAATGATTGTGAGTCTGGATAGTTGGAAAGATTTGTTGGATTCCCGCTCTGTTTGGTTAAGTGGAGTTCCTTCTGTATTGATTATAAAACATTAACTATGAAATCGCCACTAAAAACCAAGTTTGTGAAACAAACACCTATAAATAAAAGGTGATAACATATATGACCACTGACAAATAAACTTTACATATATGAATTGGATTTTACTTATTATTGCAGGCTTATTTGAGGTAGGTTTTGCTACCTGTTTAGGCAAAGCCAAAGAAACTTCAGGAATGACATCTACTTTATGGATGGTTGGTTTTTTTATAGCACTATCTATTAGTATGACTCTATTGTATAAAGCTTCACAAACGCTGCCAATTGGTACAGCATATGCCGTTTGGACAGGAATTGGAGCTGTAGGAACTGTTTTAGTCGGTATCTTTATCTTCAAAGAACCAGCTGCTTTCTGGAGACTTTTTTTCTTAACTACTTTGATAGCATCTATAATTGGGTTGAAGTTTGTGTCTGCACATTAAAATGTAAAAAATCATTTTTTAATATTTCTAATTCAAACTTAAGATGGATAATGCACAAGGAAACAACAGTACCGTATATGTGTTACTGATAATTATTTTGGTGTTCATTGGTGTGATTTGTTACCTTGTTTACCGATTAATTGAATCTGGAAAAGCCAAAAAGAGTGTAGAAGAGAAGTTTGATTTACTTGAAATGAAAGTAAATAATCTTCAATTGGAAACATTAGAATCTAAACTGAATCCACACCTCTTCAAGAATATACTCAACTCTATTCAATCGCATGCCTATCAAACGTATTTTGCTTTAGATAAATTAGCCAATGTTTTGGATTACATTTTGTATGAAAGTCAAAAAAAGTTTGTTTCACCAAAAGAAGAAATCCAGTTTGCCCTCAACCTTATTGAAATTAATAAAGTTAAAGTGAGTCCGCTTTTTGAATTGAAAGTAAAAACGAAGATTAATGAAGAAGAAAAGCTGTATGAGCAAAAACTTTTGGCTCCTCTGATTTCGATTGATTTAATAGAGAATGCTTTTAAGCATGCCGATTTGCAAAGTTCTGATGCCTTTATTTCTATACTATTTGAGTTTAAGGACAATTGTTTTAGTTTGACAGTTTCTAATAAAATTTCAGAGAAAAAAGCATTAAAGAAGGAACGAAGCGGTATTGGTGCCACTACATTAGAACAACGATTGAAAATTATATACAAGAATCAGTACAAATTGGATAAATTTGTTGAAAATGACATTTATATTGCACATTTAAAAATCAATCTACTTGAATACAAAAATCAAATGTTTACTGCTTGATGATGAGTTGCCAGGACTAACTTATCTGAAAATGCTTTGTGAACAAATTCCTGAATTAGAAATTATAAAGGCGTTTAACGATCCACAAAAATTACTCGATGAAATGCCTAAGCTCGATTTCGATTTGTGTATTTCGGATATCGAAATGCCAGGGATTGATGGGTTGACTCTGGCCAATTTGCTGCAAGATAAACTGGTTATTTTTACCACGGCCTACAAGGATTACGCTGCCGAAGCATTTGATATTGATGCAGTGGACTATATCACTAAGCCGGTTACGAAAGAACGTCTGGAGAAAGCGGTTGTAAAAGTTTTAGAACGGTACAATAAATCTAAGACTTCAAAGAAATTTATTCATTTAAACACAGATAAAGGAAAGTCATTGTTGTATTTTGATCAGATTCAATACATCAAAACGGCATTGTCAGATAGTAGAGACAAGGAAGTGCTTCTTGCAGACGGAACCTTTTTGGTACTTAAAAATATAAAGTTTGATTCGCTTTTAAGCCAGCTTCCCAAGGCTGATTTTTGTAGAGTGAATAAAAAAGAAATCATTGCAATATCGGCAGTACAGTTTTTCAATCATAATGAAATTACACTCTCGCTTCATGAGAAAAAAGGAAAACCTATTGTCTTAGTTTTGAGCGAAACCTATCGTTCTGATTTTTTATCGAAAGTGAAAATCTAACTTATTACAAAGTTTTGTACTCTTGTTACATTCAGCAAAAATTAGGTTGAAATTCATTTTATACCTCAAAAATCTGTTCTCATATTTGCACGAAAATTTAATAATTTAAAAGAGCAGTATTGTATGAGAAGTATTAAGAATTCTTTTTTCTATTTGACCATTATTGGTGGTTTTTCTGTTTTGATGTATTGGATTGTCCTAAAAGGGAAAATGCTGGAAACAGGACGGAATATTGTTACTCACCATATAGAAAATGGACATTGGAATGATTTCTTAGAGTCTATGAAGCACAATTTGCAACACCCTTTAGCCATTCTTTTGGCGCAAATTGTAACTATTATTTTGGTGGCTCGTTTTTTTGGATGGGTTTGCAGAAAAATTGGACAACCAACCGTAATAGGCGAAATGATTGCAGGTATTGTCTTGGGACCTTCTCTAATCGGGATGCATTTTCCGGAGTTTTCGGCTATGTTGTTTCCAAAAGATTCTTTGGGGAACTTGCAATTTTTGAGCCAGATTGGGTTAATCCTTTTTATGTTTGTTATTGGAATGGAGCTTGATTTAAAAGCACTCAAAAACAAAGCGCATGATGCCGTTGTTATTAGTCATGCAAGTATCATAATACCATTTTCACTAGGATTGGGCTTGGCTTATTTTATTTATCATTCTTTTGCTCCACAGGGGGTTGAATTTCTTTCTTTCGGGTTGTTCTTGGGAATTGCGATGAGTATAACAGCATTTCCGGTTTTGGCTGGGATAGTTAGGGAACGTGGTATTCATAAAACTAAATTAGGAGCTATCGTAATTACATGTGCTGCAGCAGATGATATTACCGCATGGTGTATTCTGGCAGCAGTAATTGCTATTGTAAAAGCAGGTTCATTTACCAGTTCTCTATATGTTATTGCAATGGCAATATTATATGTGCTACTGATGTTGAATGTGGTTCGTCCTTTTTTGAAGAAAGTAGGAGATTTGAATGCAACAAGAGAAAGTTTGAACAAACCCGTAGTGGCTATTTTCTTTTTGACTTTATTACTCTCTTCTTATGTTTCAGAACTGATAGGAATTCATGCTTTGTTCGGAGCATTTTTGGCAGGGGCAATCATGCCGGAAAACAATAAATTCCGTTCTATTTTTATCGAAAAGGTAGAAGATGTTTCAGTTGTTGTCTTGCTTCCTTTGTTCTTTGTTTTTACTGGTTTAAGAACTCAAATAGGATTAATAGATGATCCACATTTATGGAAAGTTACTGGCTTGATTATTTTGGTAGCTGTAGCAGGTAAGTTTTTCGGAAGTGCACTGGCGGCAAAGTTTGTTGGTCATAGCTGGAAGGATAGTTTATCTATTGGGACATTAATGAATACAAGAGGTTTAATGGAATTGGTGGTGTTGAATATCGGGTATGATTTAGGAGTCTTGTCTACCCAAATTTTTACGATGATGGTGATTATGGCT
Protein-coding regions in this window:
- the rpoN gene encoding RNA polymerase factor sigma-54 — translated: MLKQFLNLKISQKLSPQQIQLMKLIQLPTQAFEQRLLEEMNENPALESGKEEEDHHEKDEFDNEQYDDYDDSEADRIDAEDINIDEYLSHDDTPDYKTQVNNYGDDDDEREIPFAAPVSFHQDLINQLNTFILSDEERDIAEFLVGSIDDMGYIRRSIPDIVDDMAFTQGLYTNEKEVENILQIIHELEPTGVGARDLQECLLLQLKHKTPTESVDLATAIIEQQFDAFARKHYEKLIQKFNISNEQLRNAVHEIERLNPKPGGSFAGNNKVTENVVPDFTIRIIDGELELTLNGRNAPALHVSKDYQEMMQTYKDSKDKSSSQKDAVQFIKQKLDSAKWFIDAIKQRQDTLFVTMNAIMHYQQEYLLDGDETKIKPMILKDIADMVGLDISTVSRVANSKYVETPYGTKLIKEFFSEAMKNDQGEDVSTLEIKTILKNTIDEEDKQKPLADDLLAEILKDKGYPIARRTIAKYREQLEIPVARMRKKI
- the asnS gene encoding asparagine--tRNA ligase → MRHTKVKDLLNSTTTLQEINAKGWVRTFRNNQFIALNDGSTINNIQCVVDFENTPDETLKRITTGAAISVTGSLVESKGAGQKYEIQVNKLEILGDSDAEKFPMQPKKHSLEFLRENAHLRVRTNAFGAIMRVRSVLSYAVHSYFQQKGFVYVNTPIITGSDAEGAGEMFKVTALPFDNTPRTEDGKVNYKEDFFGKETNLTVSGQLEGETFAMALGQIYTFGPTFRAENSNTSRHLAEFWMIEPEVAFNDLNDNMDLAEDFIKYVVKYAVDNCSEDLKFLESRLIEEEKSKPQAERSEMPLLEKLGFVMDNNFKRVSYTEAIDILRDSTPNKKKKFNYIINEWGADLQSEHERYLVEKHFKCPVILFDYPANIKAFYMRLNEDGKTVRAMDILFPGIGEIVGGSQREERFDVLVEKMKALGIDEEELWWYLDTRRFGSAVHSGFGLGFERLVLFVTGMTNIRDVIPFPRTPMNAEF
- a CDS encoding efflux RND transporter permease subunit → MKKWFSLGFWELIARVVLRNKILMLSLIALVTALLAMQWKNIHFTHTEANLLPADNIVNIEYNAFLNKFGEEGNLIVIGVKNDAIFTPKVYASWTKLMNTIKSNKDVDLVISLNDLKKLQKNETLEKFELVPFIDQSKTIDKTYLQKIKYELFNKLPFYEGLLFNKRSGSIRSAIYIDKKIVNTPERKYFVLNQLIPAIKVFEKETDIKLRVSGMPYIRTLNAQTILKEIGLFIGAALFLTSLLFFYFFRSFRATMISLFIVIISVMWSFGILGLLNYEITVLTAMVPTLMIVIGIPNCIFLTNKYHQEYKTHGNKAKALQRVTTKVGTAMLMTNVTTAIGFFTFITSNNKLLIEFGNVTSINILLLFILCIIAIPILHSYVPAPIDRHLEHLDRNSIKRFMDWILRNVKHNRFSIYVVAVSLLIISIVGIYQMRISGSLIEDMPKKEDFFKDIIFFEKEFDGVMPLEIMIDTKRKKGIMKLSTLKKMDELQKTIEEIPELSKPISIVNLVKYSKQAYYNGNPDYYDLPTSQEQAFILSYAKNATKDSKENLMKSYVDPTGQVARITTFMRDESGSRIPIIESEIRKKADMLFPPDRYNVIITGKALVFQKGTGYLLDNLLSSLVFAFFLTALLIAFMFRSFKMVLVSLIPNLLPLLLTAGLMGFLDIPLKPSTILVFGIAFGLSVDDTVRFLAQYREELRKNDWKIKKSVYATFSESGLSMFYTSIVLFFGFSVFMLSSFGGTIALGGLISLTLLFGMLSNLMLLPALVLTLNKTIANEQEFIEPKLEILEYTDEEIDDFEKN
- a CDS encoding cation:proton antiporter, whose amino-acid sequence is MKNYRNTIFYFVITGGFSALIYWIILQGKHLEMSKTMNTPIATNDSWGDFLVSMLHNIKDPLAILLAQIIMIILVARFFGWVFKKIGQPSVIGEIIAGIALGPSLLGMYCPEFFHALFPANSLENLKFLSQIGLILFMFVIGMELDIKVLKNRAKEAVVISHASIVIPFALGIGLAYFVYNRFAPEGVKFLSFSLFMGIAMSITAFPVLARIVQERGMHKTKLGAIVITCAAADDITAWCLLAVVIAIVKAGTFVSSLYIISLALLYVLLMIFLVKPFLKRIGDLYGTKDSLSKPVVAIFFLTLIVSSYATELVGIHALFGAFMMGSIMPDVPKFRTVFIEKVEDVSVILLLPLFFVFTGLRTEIGLLNDPYLWKVTGFIILVAVVGKFFGSALAAKFVGQNWRNSLIIGALMNTRGLMELIVLNIGLELKVLTTEVFTMMVIMALVTTFMTGPALDLINYIFKTNDRTDHEDEIKYSKYRILISFGNNEKGKSLLRLANSLVKKQKEKASITALHLSLSDEMHPFNIEDKEKSSFNPIVKESILLKQEITTIFKATIDIENEITDIANQGDYDLLLVGLGKSIFEGTILGKVIGFTTRIINPERLIDKFTGKEGLFANSPFDERTRQIVLKAKMPLGILIDKDLKVVDQVFVPIFCPEDSFLIDYAQKLIFNNDSKVTFLDINGLINSNFVIGSAISSLKQKFPNNIILDNESILKIDFLEKQDLMIVSLDSWKDLLDSRSVWLSGVPSVLIIKH
- a CDS encoding DMT family transporter, whose protein sequence is MNWILLIIAGLFEVGFATCLGKAKETSGMTSTLWMVGFFIALSISMTLLYKASQTLPIGTAYAVWTGIGAVGTVLVGIFIFKEPAAFWRLFFLTTLIASIIGLKFVSAH
- a CDS encoding sensor histidine kinase, with protein sequence MDNAQGNNSTVYVLLIIILVFIGVICYLVYRLIESGKAKKSVEEKFDLLEMKVNNLQLETLESKLNPHLFKNILNSIQSHAYQTYFALDKLANVLDYILYESQKKFVSPKEEIQFALNLIEINKVKVSPLFELKVKTKINEEEKLYEQKLLAPLISIDLIENAFKHADLQSSDAFISILFEFKDNCFSLTVSNKISEKKALKKERSGIGATTLEQRLKIIYKNQYKLDKFVENDIYIAHLKINLLEYKNQMFTA
- a CDS encoding LytR/AlgR family response regulator transcription factor, with product MNTKIKCLLLDDELPGLTYLKMLCEQIPELEIIKAFNDPQKLLDEMPKLDFDLCISDIEMPGIDGLTLANLLQDKLVIFTTAYKDYAAEAFDIDAVDYITKPVTKERLEKAVVKVLERYNKSKTSKKFIHLNTDKGKSLLYFDQIQYIKTALSDSRDKEVLLADGTFLVLKNIKFDSLLSQLPKADFCRVNKKEIIAISAVQFFNHNEITLSLHEKKGKPIVLVLSETYRSDFLSKVKI
- a CDS encoding cation:proton antiporter codes for the protein MRSIKNSFFYLTIIGGFSVLMYWIVLKGKMLETGRNIVTHHIENGHWNDFLESMKHNLQHPLAILLAQIVTIILVARFFGWVCRKIGQPTVIGEMIAGIVLGPSLIGMHFPEFSAMLFPKDSLGNLQFLSQIGLILFMFVIGMELDLKALKNKAHDAVVISHASIIIPFSLGLGLAYFIYHSFAPQGVEFLSFGLFLGIAMSITAFPVLAGIVRERGIHKTKLGAIVITCAAADDITAWCILAAVIAIVKAGSFTSSLYVIAMAILYVLLMLNVVRPFLKKVGDLNATRESLNKPVVAIFFLTLLLSSYVSELIGIHALFGAFLAGAIMPENNKFRSIFIEKVEDVSVVVLLPLFFVFTGLRTQIGLIDDPHLWKVTGLIILVAVAGKFFGSALAAKFVGHSWKDSLSIGTLMNTRGLMELVVLNIGYDLGVLSTQIFTMMVIMALVTTFMTGPALDLINYVFRAKPTIVPEEISSKSKYKILISFASSDKGKTLLKIANSLVKKQGGNTIVTAMHLSLSSELHSFDVKDHEKEIFLPVIAESENLKQNIVTLFKVSNDIDSEITETANQGDYDLLLVGLGQSIFEGTLLGKVLGFTTRIINPDRLIDKITGKEGLFENSPFDERTRQIIANSKMPVGILVDKELEEINRVFMPIFSKEDGFLMDFAQKLIHNNGSQVTVLDALGEIKDSNREIQELVRSIEQIAPNHIMMMQERTIKKEFLEQQDLMIISLESWKKLIDSHSTWLNNTPSVLIIKP